TTATCGATGTGAATATCGCGGCGCTGCCCATTTTCAGTTCGGGCAAAGTCCTAGAGCTGTTAGTACGGAATGTAAAGGCGAAAGATGGAAAGTACATACGTCGCCGCTGTTCTCGACACCCCAGAACACGCCATTGGGATCGGCTGTGAAGCCAATCTCATTCCTGAGACCATATCCATACACCTCCCCTTCGGTATTGTAGTTGAAGCCGTTGCTAGGTGCCTTGCTGGCGTCAAAGATTTTGATGATGGCCCTGCCAGTGCCAGGCTGCTGAGATGCCATGTCAAAGTTGGAGTTTGACCCAACTTGCAGCAACACGAGATTGGGCTGCTGGGGGACTACGGCAACCGTTCTCGATGAATGGATGCCGGTTGACATGCCCCTGACGATGGTCTTTTGGTTGCTGATCTTGCGGGTAAGGGAGTCGTAAGCCCAGCTCCACAGCGTTGTCTCACTGCTGGCATAGAGTGTCTTGCCGTCTGGAGTGATGGAAAGGCCGTGGTTGATTTGGTTGCCAGATATAAGCATGGTGGTGCTATTGATGCACCCGTTATCTCCAAATGTGTGCACAGAGATGCCACGCGTGTTTTGTGAAACCAGCATGTTGCCCTCGGTGTCCCACACGATGGTGCGCACTTGCTTGAGACCACCGGCAATCTTCATGGCGGACCATCCTGATTCCAACTTGTATTGGTAGCGGAAGTTGGCAACACCACTGCAGCTGGCAGGTTTTGGTAGCTGTCTGACAGCGGCCTCAGTGCCTTTATGATGTTGTTAGAATTCAAACGGGAAGACAAAGGCACAAAAAGCAAACTAACCGCTTGCCAAAGCTGCCGCCGCAGTGACAATCTTGAACAGATGCATCCTTTGCAATGAATCAAGTGGATATCTATCACGTAATTTGCAGGTTTGAAATGACAGTGACGCTAGATGGGAGCAAAAGACAGCCTGATACCATGCCGAGAAAAGGGACAACAACGAGGTCAAATACTAGAACCGGGGGACGTTCCACGGGTTGGTTGGTGCATTATGCTCATTGCTATAATATCTAATGAAGTCGTGAGCGAAGATCGCATCCTGATTGTAGTAGGAGTCGGGGTGGGATGCTGCGGAATAGAGTGAAGTTGATAGCCTGTTCGGCAGATTGGCTTCCGATAAGTGATGTCTCCGCGAGCAAGGGCTCAGCGGCAGTGGATAGAATGATGCAAGCACGGTGCCTGGAGGAGATGATTGGTTGTGGGGACTTGTGAGAGATTAGGTCCGATGGATGTTCTGccgaggttggtgtttgatgagaGGGTTGATGACAAACTCACTGCCTCCTCCATCGGCTgatgggtggtttggtgTGCGTCTGTCTAGGTATATAAGATTCCATCTGGATTGATCCGGGAGGGCTTTTACATACCTTGGTAGATAAGACCTAGAATATATCTAGAACCGGCACTTGTCCATGACAAGCTTTTGTGTGGCGTGCCAAGGACATCTTGGCCTCTTGGTCCGTTGCATTTCTAGTGCTTGTTCTTACTTCACTTTTCCTTGGGCTCAGACCCTCCCTGCAGAACATGATGGTGAATGGCCGGGCCACAGACTGAGGGCTGAGGACGGGAACCATACCGCGGTCGGGACCGGAAGAATGGATGCCCTGGAGTCCTTGACTTCCATTCCACTAAGCAATGTCCCTGTCGGGTCCATATTTGGTCCCGATCCACCTCTGGTATTCTGCCGGGTCTTGATCACAAAGGCTGCCCCGCATCGTTCCGGTTGTTCTGTCCCTCCTTGCCCATCCCAGTCCCACAGCTTTCAGAGACCTGAACAATGTCCTCTCTTCACTTCCTCGCCATTTTGTCTCCTAAACCAGACAGGGTGGCGCGGGTGAGTACATCACAGCTCAGGCCTGTTCATAAACGAAAAACACAGAGACTAATCTTCGAGTTGCAGGTAGAAGAGATAGCAGAATCTGTCTCCAACTATGTCAAAGAAAATGAGCCCGGGGTGCTGCAATACCAATGGTTCCGAACTGGGACTgaggagaagcccaagatAGTTGTGTGGGAACAGTGAGTACCACCAGACCCACAGCAGATCCGCTTCACGGTGTGGGGGTTCGTGGACTGAAGACATCTAGATATGCCGATCAAGCTGCGGTCGATATTCACAAATCGAGTTCGAAGCTGGCGTGGTTGGTTGAGACtgaagagaaggagagcAACATGCTGGAGCCGATTGAGGTTCTGCCACTCGAGCCATTTGCTGGGTGGGCACCTCAAAGCTAGGGTACCAAGATTGATAATTGCCCAACTTATCTGTTGCGCAGAAAGCGAACCAATCCGATGTCGCCGTCATGCCAAGACCTTCCATTCAGAGCAACCCTCCTCAAAGGTGCCA
The window above is part of the Podospora pseudopauciseta strain CBS 411.78 chromosome 2 map unlocalized CBS411.78m_2.2, whole genome shotgun sequence genome. Proteins encoded here:
- a CDS encoding uncharacterized protein (COG:S; EggNog:ENOG503P76H), coding for MSSLHFLAILSPKPDRVARVEEIAESVSNYVKENEPGVLQYQWFRTGTEEKPKIVVWEQYADQAAVDIHKSSSKLAWLVETEEKESNMLEPIEVLPLEPFAGWAPQS
- a CDS encoding uncharacterized protein (EggNog:ENOG503NWAN; COG:G; CAZy:AA12) yields the protein MHLFKIVTAAAALASGTEAAVRQLPKPASCSGVANFRYQYKLESGWSAMKIAGGLKQVRTIVWDTEGNMLVSQNTRGISVHTFGDNGCINSTTMLISGNQINHGLSITPDGKTLYASSETTLWSWAYDSLTRKISNQKTIVRGMSTGIHSSRTVAVVPQQPNLVLLQVGSNSNFDMASQQPGTGRAIIKIFDASKAPSNGFNYNTEGEVYGYGLRNEIGFTADPNGVFWGVENSGDDFARTENGQRRDIHIDNPAEKLNNLGDPLTVRNAWYGYPTCFSVWNPANFPNSNLKTGSHFVVSPNSSYNDATCNGRAVPPRLTFQAHSAPIANTFDFDAKNMYVTFHGSWNRQPATGFKVVQIPFTKLANGTYEPVAPADSMTGYKDIFSAPNPGSCTANGLTMSNCFRLTAAAWDPAGRGLFVGSDNSAEGEIYVLTPN